The proteins below are encoded in one region of Solenopsis invicta isolate M01_SB chromosome 8, UNIL_Sinv_3.0, whole genome shotgun sequence:
- the LOC113005780 gene encoding uncharacterized protein LOC113005780: MHRLGHCNGNVTLENIIRRHVETRQQNKAFFENDAGGHIADFLRQREVVRHVARVEPLPPRRAAPLERNYGARRRRAEEELQGAVAARRPRIEIADLVAEPPSPRYTPVGESSDDDDDTRGNFDRVPASADEAIFTPSKF; encoded by the exons ATGCACAGGCTGGGGCACTGTAATGGCAACGTGACgttggaaaatataattcgaCGTCACGTTGAAACGCGACAACAGAATAAAGCGTTTTTTGAAAATGATGCGGGGGGTCATATAGCTGACTTCTTGCGTCAAAGAGAAG ttgtaAGACACGTAGCCAGGGTTGAGCCGCTACCGCCTCGTCGTGCGGCGCCTCTTGAGCGAAACTACGGGGCGAGACGACGACGCGCAGAAGAGGAGCTTCAAGGTGCCGTAGCAGCCC GAAGACCACGAATTGAAATCGCGGACTTAGTTGCGGAGCCACCATCACCTCGATACACTCCCGTCGGTGAATCAtcag atgaCGACGACGATACTCGAGGTAATTTTGACAGAGTTCCAGCCTCAGCCGATGAGGCTATATTTACTCCaagtaagttttaa
- the LOC120358443 gene encoding uncharacterized protein LOC120358443 yields MANQQASNNSAKRTGIPDISEMHNDERRSERFPMLLTTTYGLNNSHTKRILVGLQTTKKGIFEPVVKLSGSNADGVYFDAESWLQFQENMGVMSDYLNANNKFKPEPVVIKNISVIFTSSYGSKSLLLTYKEKEKSDSAENTNEEGEDSAPPMKKRKLYAVAIVMQKTTFLSLENVMKCVDAYLEHLTTLSNIVNECAHYLIKEIELKLPKSYVDRDIIKLTLKGNYSEIERDVRTQIKDLTFLDMYFNIIFLEITLLRFDEIVHIILSNHIICTIS; encoded by the coding sequence atggcTAACCAGCAAGCTAGTAATAACTCTGCAAAGCGAACAGGGATTCCCGATATCAGCGAGATGCATAACGACGAGAGGAGAAGCGAACGCTTTCCCATGTTACTGACAACAACGTATGGACTCAACAATTCACATACGAAAAGGATACTCGTGGGACTGCAAACTACTAAAAAGGGAATCTTTGAGCCTGTAGTGAAATTAAGCGGGAGCAACGCTGACGGAGTATATTTTGATGCGGAATCGTGGCTGCAATTTCAAGAAAACATGGGTGTTATGAGCGACTACTTGAACGCGAATAACAAATTCAAACCGGAACctgtagtaataaaaaatatctcagtCATCTTTACCTCATCCTACGGGTCAAAGTCGCTATTGTTGACGtacaaggagaaagaaaaatcaGATTCTGCGGAAAATACCAACGAGGAGGGCGAAGATTCAGCACCACCGATGAAGAAACGGAAACTCTATGCCGTAGCAATCGTGATGCAGAAAACTACCTTCCTGAGTCTGGAGAACGTAATGAAGTGCGTGGAtgcttatttagaacatttaacAACTTTAAGCAATATCGTCAACGAGTGCGCTCactatttaatcaaagaaatagaattgaaaCTTCCGAAAAGTTACGTAGATCGCGATATTATAAAACTAACGTTAAAAGGAAACTATAGTGAAATCGAACGCGATGTACGTACTCAAATTAAGGATTTAACTTTTCTTGATatgtactttaatataatatttttagaaataactttaCTGCGCTTCGACGAAATCGTCCATATAATTCTGTCAAATCacataatttgtacaatttcatGA
- the LOC105203388 gene encoding LOW QUALITY PROTEIN: E3 ubiquitin-protein ligase ariadne-1-like (The sequence of the model RefSeq protein was modified relative to this genomic sequence to represent the inferred CDS: deleted 2 bases in 2 codons) yields the protein MRFVKYSKAKLKYQHLITNSFVECNRLLRWCPSPDCNNAIKVQYVEARPVTCKCEHIFCFHCGENWHDPVKCHLLRKWIKECDDDSETSNWIAANTKECPKCNVTIEKDGGCNHMVCKNQNCKTEFCWVCLGPWKPHGSSWYNCNRYDEEEAKVARDAQKKSKSALQRYLFYCNRYMNNMQSLKFESHLYASVKEKMEKMQQYNMLWIEVQFLKKAVDILCSCRQTLMYTYVFAYYVKKNNQSLIFEDNQKDLESAEECLSEYLERDITSENLADIKQKVQDKYRYCDSRRKVLLELVHEGYEKEWWDYKE from the exons ATGCGATTTGTCAAGTATTCCAaagctaaattaaaatatcaacacTTAATCACCAATAGCTTTGTCGAATGTAATAGGCTATTGAGATGGTGTCCTTCTCCTGATTGCAATAACGCCATTAAGGTACAGTACGTGGAAGCGAGACCGGTTACTTGCAAATGCgaacatattttttgtttccaCTGTGGAGAAAACTGGCATGATCCCGTGAAGTGTCATTTACTTCGTAAGTGGATCAAAGAGTGCGATGACGATTCCGAAACATCAAACTGGATCGCCGCTAACACGAAGGAGTGCCCTAAGTGTAACGTTACTATCGAAAAAGACGGCGGGTGTAACCATATGGTTTGCAAGAATCAGAATTGTAAGACTGAATTCTGTTGGGTATGTCTTGGACCTTGGAAACCTCACGGATCTAGCTGGTACAATTGCAACCGTTATGATGAGGAAGAAGCTAAAGTAGCCAGAGACGCGCAGAAAAAATCTAAATCAGCTTTAcagagatatttattttattgtaatagatatatgaataatatgCAGTCGCTAAAGTTTGAAAGT CATTTATACGCCAGTGTAAaggaaaagatggaaaaaatgcAGCAATATAATATGTTGTGGATCGaggtacaatttttaaaaaaggcaGTTGACATTTTGTGTTCCTGTAGACAGACTCTTATGTACACTTACGTTTTTGCTTATTATGTGAAAAAGAACAATCAGTCTTTGATTTTTGAAGATAACCAAAAGGATTTGGAGAGCGCT GAGGAGTGCCTCTCTGAATATCTTGAAAGGGATATCACGAGCGAAAATCTGGCagatattaaacaaaaagttcAGGATAAATATAGATACTGCGATAGTCGGAGAAAGGTGCTTTTAGAACTTGTCCATGAAGGGTACGAGAAGGAATGGTGGGATTATAAGGAATAG